The following DNA comes from Castanea sativa cultivar Marrone di Chiusa Pesio chromosome 10, ASM4071231v1.
taaaagaTGGGCTTCCGAGGTCAACTTTAATTTACTAGTATGATTTAAGCTTTAGATGGATGCCTAAAAGTTAGACAATTTAAggaaaaacagatttttagaATTAACACTTCCTTGAGCCTGGCCAAAGAGTAGTTGTTCATAGATTGTTCAAGTCTTAATCACAGAATAGTACTACACAATGTCAGTATTTccttttagttttttctctccctttatAGTTAGCTGAATTGCATCTAAGCCCTCCACTTGTACAGTCACTGACTTTCCTTtagatgcttgtcccatcaaggtTTTACTGGAAGTAGTAAAGTGTGCTGCAAGCTATTAAGGcattgttcagaggtcattcctccattaatgcgaccagctGAGTTGGTGCATTGCATTGAATGCGGAGGTGATGGTTATTTTGTTTGAAGACTTCCCTTCTTATTTGCTTGCACGTTTCTACCGTCTTCTTTGGTATTCTGTTATCTAGTGCAAGTGGTCTTCCCAACAATTGTCGAGGAACGCTAGCTCTTCGGGCTCCTTAGAAGGCCGGCCTCTTCATAGTTCTTCCCTGGATTCACATCCACGTGTTGGGTAAGGACTAATGCATGGGTGGGCCCTTCTCCTTACCCAAACTTGGCCCAAGGGCTATATTCCATACTCAGATTTTACCCCTCCcacaactatatataaaaatttaaaataaaataaaataagtattgTAGCAAAAAGAATTAGAGTATACTCGCAATACATTTTGAATAAATTGGACTTAACTTTTTGACCAAAACCTAAAAGTGGCATCCGCAATCAGCATTAGCTTATACAGCCATAAGCTTTTGAAGCAAAGAAATAAGAGCATATTTATTGACTACTGCATCTGGCTTGTTATATGCATTTTGCATAATATTGTaccaacaaaacacaaaatactcCCCACATCTAAACATGCATATTATCTTTACACTAATATCTAAAGATAGCGTATAATCCTTCGCTCCTTTTTTAGTATTAACAAAACAATCCTCCAATAGGATGGCAACGGCTTGGGTTTGGTTGGTTTTTTGACTAATAATCAggatttcttatttatttaaatggttTGGGTTCACATTTTTAAATCCTTGGGTGGGTTTAGGATTTGGGAAgggtttgttttttatatttaaggCAAAACCCAACTTGactgtagtttttttttttttgagaaacaaatacacacatAAGAAAGAAGGAAATGAGTTCAAACACAACCTGATTGTATTTAAATTACTAGCATTAAACCctttttttccacacaaaaaaaaaaaggatattttcataataaaatttactgtacatctctttttattttaaaatattattaatttagcttttttaaaattaaaaaaaaaaagtatttttgatATTCAATTTTAGAATAAACAAACGAGTTTGGGCCTTTCAAACATAAGCACATCATGGCAGCAACCAGTATGTTGTCCACAAGATCATCAGCAAACTGATCTCTCTGTCATTGGGAAAATAACAGGTGGTGATACCTGGAATTAGTTCTTACAACTCACTGTTTCATAGACACCATTCTTGTCATTAAAGAATCCtcagagcattcacatcaagaaTGCTATAATactaaaaatgatattaataacaactaacacacaaaaaacacacTACATCAAACATGTCAAATGCTATAATTTTTGACACCCAGCTACAATGAGCTGCCATCTCTAGCAGCTCACTGTAGCAAGGTGCTATGTTTTTAAGACtcttgatgtgaatgctctcaGCATACTCTTTCAAGTTCATGCCTTCATTAGCCCCTTTCAGATCCATAATTGTACCAACGACGACAATTAAGTGCATCTTTCAGCTTGGTATCAGTGGCATTTTTCATAAGCACGTTGATATAGACCTTGCTATCTGCGAGGTTTACTGATGCTAGCTCAGTAGAGATGGTTCCTAAGCCTTAACAACAAGCTGCCTCCTATGGATGACATGAACCTAGTATTGGTAGACAGAACTAAGGATTGGGCTTAGAGAGAAAACCTTAGTTCATTTGACTGATCCATTTTGGCAAACAATAACAGAAAGTGGAAAGGCAAGGTAGACCACTGAAACTAGGTAGCCTTGTTCTTGGAACTCTCTTTGATCAACTCAACAACATGAAGCAAATAAACCTTTTTCTATGGGAATAAACCATCCCTCTGAAGACTATCATATAGAAAAAATGGTTTGAAccatataatttgatttttgcatCCCACTACAATGTATTAGAACACGCACAATATGTAAGAGGAAGTTGTAAAACAAAAGGTTGgggtgttttttgtttttttgttttaaatatgttttttaaacttgttaaaaatactatatatactGCTCCACAGCTTGAATATTATACAGTTTTGTATGGTAGTAACAACATATGGAAAAACTAGGCATATGACCATAATTGAACTGAATTAACCCTACTATGTTACAGAGAAACAGAATAATATAGATTtcttaaattatcaaaattattttttgtgcttTATTTCTCTACAAAGTACGGATTACAATTGGATTTGGTATCCACATTAAAAGAATCAGTGACAATTATTGAACATGGGATATAATTTCCACTTACGCCATCAGCTGGTTGATTCTGCTTGGTAGGTTTTTGCAAACGACGCAAATCGTTCCAAACCTCGTCCAAGTAAGCCTTCAAGAAAAGGTTTCAGTGCCTAAACATATATAGCATCAGAAAAGTCATGGATCACTTCAGGctactttaaaagaaaaagaaagagaaaagtcTTATACTTAAAAGTCTTCACGTTTCATTAAAGATGGAGAcaaaagaaatttgtttttaagaGGAACTATGAGGGATATGCTTCCAAACGTTTTCTTACTTATATGATATATCCCAATCATTTACCAATCAAAACAACACATAAATTTCTAacacatatttatgttttttcagAGCAAGTAATTTGAGTTTCTCCTGCTTGAAGTAGTGCAACAACATCTAAAATCAGAGTCAGAAAACTTACTGATGCCACTGGAGCTAAAATTTGAGGAACTTCATACGACACTGTCAGCTGAAAAgaacaaatacaaataattgataAGTGAGCTTCAGCTATTGAAAGGGGAAGTAATTATTCAATAAGTACTCTTATTCCATGTCCAGCATATGGGTTTTCCTCTAGGCCATCAAATCAATTGCCAAGAAGCAATAGCCATTTTATTTCAACTATCAATTTGAATATATTGTCTCCTTATTGTGGCATCAATTTGATGGTCTGTATATCCTAAGAGTTGAATGAGCTATGGGACATTAAAATTGAAGAGAAGAGGGGCACAATGGACATTCCCAACACTATAAAAACAATTActggaaaaattaaaattaaaagttgtaGAAAAAGAAGCCTCACTTCTACTACACACGACGCAGGACCTTTTGGGTAAAATCGGACAGCACCTCTGCCATGGTAAAATTCAATCTATTAAGGTTCTGATATTAACTTATATGAAATAACAACATATATACAAAGGCATATGATATATGAAAATATCGAGCAACTTCAGCATTGGATTTACTTTTTCATGAATGGAAGTGAGTTGGACACAGACAAGTACAGCAGTAGTGAATAAAGTTATGAAATATACTGGCAGTGGTACATTCTAATCTCCAGTGCATGTTCACAAGAAATGTCAAAATTAAATAGCTTAAATGGCTGAAAGAGCCTTTTGTGATGGTTTTAagaagtttcaattttcaactctTTTGTTCTATTGTGCTTCAAAGCATAAGTAAAGCACTACTTTTCACCCAAGCAAAGCCCAACAGATTAAGGCAGTTTGGCACTTCGTGCAACATCTATCCTTTTTGGACAACTGATATACCAATGAACCAAATGAACATGCACACACAGATGCACTAAAAAGGTGATATCACTCTAGCAAAGCATAGAGgtttaactcaaaaaataaattaaataaatccaTTAAAAATTTCATGTAAAAACATTAGGGGAATGAAACTAAAACATGGTCATTTTGGCAATACTAAGCACTACAGGGCAACTAGCCCAGAAAATGTCAATATGGCAAGGCATCACTGAGGAGCTTCACTACCATTAACATACTAATGTTTCTTGCTTACTTTCCAAATTCAGTTGATCACTTCATGAActaggtctctctctctctctctctcatgccaTAATGTGCTTCGCCTAATAAAGGCCTCAGACATGCACCACTAATAATAAACAGAAAAGTAACCAAAGCACACTATTCTGATACTGTATTGCTCTTTCTAGTTACCTGTTCGGAAGACCATCCAGAGATCTCCAGTGGATTTTTTGATTTGGGATAGGCtgcaaaaattaatcataacatCATTTAAAGGCAAACATAGGAAGAAGACAATCATGTATTAGAATGAAAGAtaatagggaaaaaaagaattaattgaaTATGTTATGCATAACGTCTTACCTGCATATTTCGAGCAAGCCAGGAGAATTCAATATTACGACCAAATGCTTTATACTTCAGTGACCATTGTGATAGGGCAGGCTGGTCTTCCAATATCTGTAAGCAGAAAGAAATTTTTAACTTCACTTAGATGCACATTTCTGAAGCTGACCAGCAATGTGGGACTCAAAAGACTCAATAACATCATTACACAAATACACTCCTTAGGCAATGAAATGGAAGGGCTTAAATCTCAATGATAAACTTTACTAATGCCATAAAATGCCCTGCTGCAGTTTTGGATGCCATGTAAAGAACCATTTCTACcttctcaaaattttcagtCTTAAAAATTGGTTGAGAGTTTGCCAGACTAAGCTGAGCTTTAAAACTGAGTTAAGTGCCCACTGGTATTAGCAATCAGTTATATAAGATGCTAGAAATCTGCTATAAACTTTACAAAGGAAACTTTGTATTTGttcaaataaggaaaacaatttcattagGGCGATATTTATGAATTCAATCATTAGAATGAAAACTGATCTAAAGAGCTATTTTGTGTGATCTAGAGGCACCTTTACAGATGAAATAAAGGGCATCCAACGGGGAATGGCTTCGCGGTCAGAGTAACAGTTATAGGCAACTGAAGTAGGCACATCAAGTTCCATCTTAACCCTGCATTTGGTCAGGTTTTCTAGTTAATATTAGCGACTAATAAGCTGGTATTTGGTTCAAAATGACATCCCAGACATGCTGAGAACTGACCAAAAAGGTTTGCATCATATCGCACATTGCATCATAAATAGAATCAACACGTTAGAAACATCTTAGAACCAAACTTATGAGATCAGCCATTGTGCAAAGCCGTGCAGCTCTAGCTGAAATAATACACtatattgaaagaaaatgaagccatttttaaattgaaatgcATACTGGGTACAAAACCACTTCACTAAATCTAATACGTAAGTATCCAATTAATGCATCAAATAATTGGTGATCAAAATCATATGGAGCACTAAGAAAGATTCAAACTTTACAGTTACATAGCCCAATATCTTCCTCCTGATTAAAATCTATGAATCTGGGTAACAGCAAAATAATctaagaaacaaacaaaatgaagGCAGAAAGAAAACTAATCAGTAAGAGACAGACAGAGAGAGTTTTACATGCAATCCTGCCATTCCATGGTGACAGGGGAAAAGGGCTTGGAGGCAGTGGAAATTGAGGTTCTCTTGGAGGACCCATATGGGATTCTGAGGAAAAGCTCGGAGGAAAAAGATGGTGGCCTCAAAGAATGGCAGCCTCTCGAAGTGGATACAAGTTTGGAGCTATATAGAATAACACTTCTGGTTCTTGCTGTGGTTGTGGATGACAAGTTAGTAAGACTGAAAGAGTTTGGGCTTAAAACAACATAGGATGTTGCTATTGCAGACATGATCGTTTGTTATTAGCAGAAAATCAGGAGAGGTATACACAGCACTAAAAGGCTGACTGATTGTGATTGTAATTTGACCATCGAAGAAGAACCGAGTCCACAAGCAGTGGAACACTGTTTGATGCTATTATACAGAAGCtgttacaaaaatatatatgacagACCAATTAAGTCCAGACAAAAAGTGAGGCCACATTATTTTTTGCTACGAGTGGCGAGTCTGTAATCTGTGAAGTTCTTGGGCCTAGTACGGACAGAAAGTATAGCAAGATATTGTGTCAAATGTCAAACATGAACATTGTGTTGCTGGACCTTCCAGTCCAAATGTCTGGTTTCTCTTTTTGTGGATTTGACTTGGGTAACAAATGGGTTGGCTCAAAATTGGGTTGGAGTTCACATCATATTGGATTTGGGTCAGTCACAGACTCACAGGTCATCTTGGCAAAATTATAGGtgtacctaaaaaaaaattaggcttTTAGAAGACTGTACGTACATAAGCAAATATGCTAATATAATATTGATatgatattataaaattttcattttgtacCAACtgataattaaaatgaattttctaGATTGAAATGATTATAAAAATGAAGTTACAACAATTTGGCAATTCAACTGAAAGAATGGATTTCTtctcaaagaaagaaagaaaaactgaaGGAAtggataacaaaaatttcagcCATGTTCaccaaaattaaaacttaaaaggatGCGACAAATGGAATTTTTGACAGTGAAACCTTATAAAAGTACCCACAAAAGGACGTCAGATATCCCACAAAACATCTTCCCACGAAACATTGGAACCTAAGCTTGATGTTGATACCTTTTTGATAAGAACTAATAAAATGAGCCACTAATGTCACTAGCTTGAGCACCGCAGCCTATACCTGGTAGTATCATGGTCTATGACTATGACAGAAGAATATTTCAAGTGCACGATGAATCGCACTctcaattttacaatttattgacTTGCGCAACTTTGAATAGTTGACATTTTCTCCCCACTACTGATTATATGGACCCATCATTTTTCGTCAATCACTCACAATCTTACAAATTAACAAGTTGTGAAATTGGATATGAGAATAGGTGTCCATAGACGGAGTCTGGAAGACTTGGTTTGCATTGGATCCCATACAAGTTGTCGATGACACAATTAAAGTTGAAATGGTAGTAGACTGCTTGAACTTTAAACAACTCTTTTACAGATTGTCTTTCTTCATAAGATTATTCTGTTATGAATATCTAAATGCAGAATTCAGATTGTTATATAAGAAGTAAATAAAAGTCGTACCCCGTACCATTAGATTTCCTACTGTATGCATGCATTTATCTGTCAACTAAACAATTCCTTGCTCCCTACGGCTATCAACAGTTGTAACGGCATGGCTAATGTGGTCATGCTAACATGGAGAGTTGAAATGAATAAACAATAGATCCAGTTGTAATAAGGcctaaataattaatattgcTATTCTTTAAGAAGCAGACACTGAAGTCAGAGAAATATATTAAGCAATTGTTTGGCTGAATTGGTGTAAACAGTTTACTCCAGTTATATAATGATTAAGTTTAAAATATGTATGTACAGTTGGCTTGAATGAATGGTTGATGGGGCATCACTAAGCTtatttctttaacttttttttttgctcttttcACCACAACCAAAGAGATTAAAATAGTTGCATATATACACAATTGATAACTTCACACAGTTCGCAATTCATTGAATAAAGTAATGCAGGGTGTTTTTTACACACGTCATTGTTTAGCTCAGCAGTCTTGTAAGTCTTATAAATGCATAATATGACAAAGTTAATATAAGCAGTAGATCCAAGAGGCTCATTTGGAAGTTTGAGAAGTGAACAAGAAGGTCACCAATGTCTAAGCCAAGGTAAGTTTTTCTTTCAATGACCCCCTTAGATCTTCCAGTGCATTCACCTCTAAATAATTTCTTGCTTAGGATTTCATTATTTTCCTCTAAATAACTTGGTTTTTACTCAATGATCCTCAGGTTGGAAGGAAAGGTGGCCCTTATCACTGGTGCAGCTAGTGGGATTGGTGAGGAGGCAGTGAGATTATTCACCGAGAATGGGGCTTTTGTTGTCGTTGCTGATGTTCAAGATGAACTGGGTCATCAAGTTGTTGCATCAATAGGTCCAGAGAGAGCAAGTTATCACCATTGTGATGTAAGAGATGAGAAGCAAGTTGAGGAAACTGTGAATTATACCTTGGAGAAATATGGTAGCTTAGATGTCTTGTTTAGCAATGCTGGAATCATTGGCCCCTTAACTGGCATCCTAGACCTTGACATCGACGGTTTGGACAATACCATGGCTACAAATGTTCGTGGAGTGGCTGCAACAATTAAGCATGCGGCACGTGCTATGGTAGCTAGAAATATACGCGGATCCATCATATGCACCACAAGTGTAGCAGCCTCACTTGGAGGAACTGGTCCACATGCTTATACTGCATCGAAACATGCTCTTGTTGGCCTAGTCAAGTCGGCTTGTGGTGAGCTTGGTGCTTATGGGATTAGAGTAAATTCAATTTCCCCATTTGGAGTAGCCACACCTCTTTCTTGTAGAGCTTATAATTTGGGACCAAGTCAGGTAGAAAGCCATAGTTGTGCCATGGCCAACTTGAAGGGTATAGTGTTGAAGGCACGGCATGTTGCAGAGGCTGCTTTGTTTCTTGCTTCTGATGAATCAGCTTACGTCAGTGGCCAGAACTTGGCTGTGGATGGAGGATTCACGGTGGTTAATCACAGTTTTTCAGCTATCTCCTAAGGAGCCAATGTTTTATGTGTGATTGGCTTTAATTAATGTAATATTATCAAGTTGAACTGGATTTTCTTTTCAAGTCAAACCTTGTTACCAGCACTTTCCATGTGCATTTTCCTTGTAACCTGCCTTGTTATCTTATTTCTGTTTCCCATTTCATAAATCCATCAATCTTGTCTGCCTATGTGTTAAGCATCTTTTTTATCCCCAACCAATCAATTACCATTTACCCAAATTTCTTGTTTCCCAACTATATTTCATGCTATGAATCATGGTGTATtacatttaataaataaataaataagccaaAACTCATTTTTCTCTTCCCCCTAACCAAATATTTATTTGTCGAAGACTTGGGGCCTCTTTATACCAAAAATTGAACTACTAAATTACCTCAACATCTCGATGGAAGTACAATTTTGggtattattttttcatattggAAGAATTATATTGCTTGCTATCAAAACAACAGTCATACTGCTCTTTCTTGCTAGTTAATTGttgagattaaattctataagaatGTGATATAAAATTCAAGTTTGACTCCTCCAATCGTAACATGTTACATTATCATATTACATATTAAAGAAATATACATAATCACActtaatcaattctaatacccatttgaaaatccaatttaaaatttattgtgagaTGTTTATATGTGTGGTAGGatgtattgagttttaagtaaaaagctgatatgacaatctcttatttgatagtgtaaaacatgggttttacacCCTATCCTTACCAAATTCAAACTCTTAATTGTTATGTTGATTGTTATGTTGGTACTAGTTGCGGTATATTATGTTCTCCTTCAGTCTACACGCAGTTGGGTCCATTGTACATTCTAAATTGTTGCACTACTACACCTAGAGTCCTAGACTATGGCTATACATGTAGATGTAGGCTATAGAgtgatttaataataattatgatTTCAGCATGTAATTTCTGATTTCAAGATggcattagaacctagattttaggaatctctctcttctcctttttgGTGTTTCAGTCTATAGTGTTGCCCTTTAACAATGTCTTCATTATCGTTCGAGCATTGGTCTTATAAGGTCCATACCTTCTTTGCATTGTTTCAAGTCACCAACCACATCACTCAGAAAATCTAAATCCAATCTACTCAATAAATATTGATGAAGCAGTACCTCGTTGGTTTGCTGGGACtcgtccagatggctcctgGATGTGCTCTAACGACCCTGCGTGATCAAGAACttactcaagtggtcaccggtgtggtgcctgccacaacgcctccgatgataaagtcagtaccAAAGAAGATGATAATGGAAATGTCAATAAAAAATGATTCAAGTTATGATGCTGTCTTTTTGttgtaccttgtattggtgttgtgagggttttatatacccttggggattatggccgttggagtgttaatgactccctgataacgtctctggtggagttatggactttaatgcGTTCCCATCGGTTCGTCCAGCcggtcttgtaacggttggagctttattggcagcattgaatggcattaactctttttgatgacgcggatactggtcatgttcgtccgtgAAGGCAGCTTCGTCTATACTTAtattcgtcagtcccatcagatgcccccgggCTTCATGGTCGTCAGTGACGATCGTGGAAgccgaacagtttttttttttttggttgccctTTGGGATTtcgtgccgcattgaatgcgttaTGGCGGCGTTACATGGGTTGTGGCCACGTGGCGTGATGTGGTTGGAAAGGGActgacccttgggtttcccgccgattttcggttttcacttctatttggtttttaaacttctttctttgtactttacttttcattttctttcaaacttcaGTTCTTCTCCTCTAAGCACCCTCTTCGTATATCTCTTTGCTCCCTCTTGAGTTTGGTTGTCCGCTTGGCTGTTGGGCTTCTCGCTTCCTCGAGGTAAGCTTTTTCTTCctctcccttcttcttttttccttttttgcaagtatctgattcttggttttttttttttttttttttttttttttttgtgtctttgtttgtttctcccctcttttttgtgggatttttagcatttttctttttaggctgGGAGTTCATGGTCAGTAATTTAGAGGTTAGGGAAGCTtgtccttcaatttcttttctttttgctcgctTAGGGGGGTCTTTAGGCGCTTTTCCCAATTTgaggggttttgtttttgaaggtAGCAGCTTAGGTGTTGTTTTAGGGGACTTGTTTCCATTGCTCCGAGAGTCGGTCGATTGGTTCGAAGGCCTGGCGAAGGAGTTGCAGTTGATGTCTGAAGTTAGGTCTAGTGACCTCGAT
Coding sequences within:
- the LOC142612781 gene encoding uncharacterized protein LOC142612781, which codes for MSAIATSYVVLSPNSFSLTNLSSTTTARTRSVILYSSKLVSTSRGCHSLRPPSFSSELFLRIPYGSSKRTSISTASKPFSPVTMEWQDCMVKMELDVPTSVAYNCYSDREAIPRWMPFISSVKILEDQPALSQWSLKYKAFGRNIEFSWLARNMQPIPNQKIHWRSLDGLPNRGAVRFYPKGPASCVVELTVSYEVPQILAPVASALKPFLEGLLGRGLERFASFAKTYQAESTS
- the LOC142614069 gene encoding short-chain dehydrogenase reductase 3b-like; the encoded protein is MSKPRLEGKVALITGAASGIGEEAVRLFTENGAFVVVADVQDELGHQVVASIGPERASYHHCDVRDEKQVEETVNYTLEKYGSLDVLFSNAGIIGPLTGILDLDIDGLDNTMATNVRGVAATIKHAARAMVARNIRGSIICTTSVAASLGGTGPHAYTASKHALVGLVKSACGELGAYGIRVNSISPFGVATPLSCRAYNLGPSQVESHSCAMANLKGIVLKARHVAEAALFLASDESAYVSGQNLAVDGGFTVVNHSFSAIS